A DNA window from Pogona vitticeps strain Pit_001003342236 chromosome 2, PviZW2.1, whole genome shotgun sequence contains the following coding sequences:
- the CARD19 gene encoding caspase recruitment domain-containing protein 19 isoform X1 produces the protein MLFRKYLTYCDRLRQDTAFLTSNNRLSEQVVDKIILQLNRVYPQILSNKEAEKFRNPKASLHSRLSNLIAHLQKKGDKPCQEFYRALQINAEQLYNNLPSRRVLKTSDPTGINPEKEKYMLNDRDPTFFLACFSVAAGLALFMYWNPDSKVLGGAKKVLGFSPIIIGRHVRNICMLYMEDSTRKS, from the exons ATCTGACATACTGTGATCGTTTACGGCAGGACACAGCTTTTTTAACAAGCAACAACAGACTAAGTGAGCAGGTGGTTGACAAAATTATTCTTCAGCTAAACAGAGTTTACCCCCAAATTCTCAGCAATAAAGAAGCTGAAAAG TTTCGAAATCCCAAAGCTTCTCTTCATAGCCGGTTGTCAAATCTCATAGCCCACTTGCAGAAGAAAGGCGACAAACCGTGTCAAGAGTTTTACCGTGCTTTGCAgatcaatgctgaacagctgtATAACAACTTGCCAAGCAGGAGAGTCCTAA AAACCTCAGATCCCACAGGGATAAACCCTGAGAAGGAGAAATATATGCTAAATGACAGGG aTCCAacattctttcttgcttgcttcagTGTTGCTGCTGGACTTGCATTGTTCATGTACTGGAACCCAG atTCAAAAGTTCTGGGAGGCGCCAAAAAGGTGCTGGGCTTTTCCCCGATCATCATAGGAAGACACGTTAGAAACATTTGTATGTTATACATGGAAGACTCAACAAGGAAATCataa
- the CARD19 gene encoding caspase recruitment domain-containing protein 19 isoform X3, giving the protein MLFRKYLTYCDRLRQDTAFLTSNNRLSEQVVDKIILQLNRVYPQILSNKEAEKFRNPKASLHSRLSNLIAHLQKKGDKPCQEFYRALQINAEQLYNNLPSRRVLNPTFFLACFSVAAGLALFMYWNPDSKVLGGAKKVLGFSPIIIGRHVRNICMLYMEDSTRKS; this is encoded by the exons ATCTGACATACTGTGATCGTTTACGGCAGGACACAGCTTTTTTAACAAGCAACAACAGACTAAGTGAGCAGGTGGTTGACAAAATTATTCTTCAGCTAAACAGAGTTTACCCCCAAATTCTCAGCAATAAAGAAGCTGAAAAG TTTCGAAATCCCAAAGCTTCTCTTCATAGCCGGTTGTCAAATCTCATAGCCCACTTGCAGAAGAAAGGCGACAAACCGTGTCAAGAGTTTTACCGTGCTTTGCAgatcaatgctgaacagctgtATAACAACTTGCCAAGCAGGAGAGTCCTAA aTCCAacattctttcttgcttgcttcagTGTTGCTGCTGGACTTGCATTGTTCATGTACTGGAACCCAG atTCAAAAGTTCTGGGAGGCGCCAAAAAGGTGCTGGGCTTTTCCCCGATCATCATAGGAAGACACGTTAGAAACATTTGTATGTTATACATGGAAGACTCAACAAGGAAATCataa
- the CARD19 gene encoding caspase recruitment domain-containing protein 19 isoform X2 has translation MPDLTYCDRLRQDTAFLTSNNRLSEQVVDKIILQLNRVYPQILSNKEAEKFRNPKASLHSRLSNLIAHLQKKGDKPCQEFYRALQINAEQLYNNLPSRRVLKTSDPTGINPEKEKYMLNDRDPTFFLACFSVAAGLALFMYWNPDSKVLGGAKKVLGFSPIIIGRHVRNICMLYMEDSTRKS, from the exons ATCTGACATACTGTGATCGTTTACGGCAGGACACAGCTTTTTTAACAAGCAACAACAGACTAAGTGAGCAGGTGGTTGACAAAATTATTCTTCAGCTAAACAGAGTTTACCCCCAAATTCTCAGCAATAAAGAAGCTGAAAAG TTTCGAAATCCCAAAGCTTCTCTTCATAGCCGGTTGTCAAATCTCATAGCCCACTTGCAGAAGAAAGGCGACAAACCGTGTCAAGAGTTTTACCGTGCTTTGCAgatcaatgctgaacagctgtATAACAACTTGCCAAGCAGGAGAGTCCTAA AAACCTCAGATCCCACAGGGATAAACCCTGAGAAGGAGAAATATATGCTAAATGACAGGG aTCCAacattctttcttgcttgcttcagTGTTGCTGCTGGACTTGCATTGTTCATGTACTGGAACCCAG atTCAAAAGTTCTGGGAGGCGCCAAAAAGGTGCTGGGCTTTTCCCCGATCATCATAGGAAGACACGTTAGAAACATTTGTATGTTATACATGGAAGACTCAACAAGGAAATCataa
- the CARD19 gene encoding caspase recruitment domain-containing protein 19 isoform X4 has product MPDLTYCDRLRQDTAFLTSNNRLSEQVVDKIILQLNRVYPQILSNKEAEKFRNPKASLHSRLSNLIAHLQKKGDKPCQEFYRALQINAEQLYNNLPSRRVLNPTFFLACFSVAAGLALFMYWNPDSKVLGGAKKVLGFSPIIIGRHVRNICMLYMEDSTRKS; this is encoded by the exons ATCTGACATACTGTGATCGTTTACGGCAGGACACAGCTTTTTTAACAAGCAACAACAGACTAAGTGAGCAGGTGGTTGACAAAATTATTCTTCAGCTAAACAGAGTTTACCCCCAAATTCTCAGCAATAAAGAAGCTGAAAAG TTTCGAAATCCCAAAGCTTCTCTTCATAGCCGGTTGTCAAATCTCATAGCCCACTTGCAGAAGAAAGGCGACAAACCGTGTCAAGAGTTTTACCGTGCTTTGCAgatcaatgctgaacagctgtATAACAACTTGCCAAGCAGGAGAGTCCTAA aTCCAacattctttcttgcttgcttcagTGTTGCTGCTGGACTTGCATTGTTCATGTACTGGAACCCAG atTCAAAAGTTCTGGGAGGCGCCAAAAAGGTGCTGGGCTTTTCCCCGATCATCATAGGAAGACACGTTAGAAACATTTGTATGTTATACATGGAAGACTCAACAAGGAAATCataa